The nucleotide sequence AATACCCGCACCAATTTTCAGGCGGTATGAGACAGAGGGTTGTTATCGCGATTGCTTTGGCATGTAATCCAAAGGTTCTTATTGCTGATGAACCGACAACAGCATTGGATGTAACAATCCAGGCGCAGATTTTGGAATTGATGAAAGATTTGCAGAAAAAAATTGACACTTCAATCATTTTCATTACTCATGACCTTGGTGTGGTTGCTAACGTAGCTGACCGTGTTGCTGTAATGTATGGTGGTAAAATTGTTGAAATCGGTACGGTGGATGAAGTCTTCTACAATCCGCAACATCCGTATACTTGGGGATTGATCAGCTCAATGCCAAGCCTTGATGCTAAAGAAGAAGAACTTTACGCAATTCCTGGTACACCGCCAAACTTATTGCATCCGCCAAAAGGTGATGCTTTTGCGCCTCGTAATGAATTTGCAATGGAAATCGACCTAGAAGAACAGCCTCCAATGTTTAAAGTGTCTGATACACATTATGCTGCTACATGGCTGTTGCATCCAGATGCTCCTAAGGTAGAACCACCGGAAGCTGTGAAGAGCAGAATGCGCAAATTCTTGGACACGAAATAACTGTAGGAGGAGGACTGGCTGATGGAAAATAGAGAAAAGCTTCTTGAAATAAAGAATCTGAAGCAATACTTCAATATGGGTCAACCGAATGAAGTAAAAGCGATTGACGGAATTACTTTTGATATCTTTAAAGGAGAAACTCTTGGATTGGTTGGAGAATCAGGATGTGGAAAGTCCACGACTGGCCGAACAATCATCAGGCTTTATGAAGCGACAGATGGAGATGTCCTTTACAAGGGAGAAAACGTACACGGCAAGAAGAACAAAAAAGATCTGAAGAAATTCAACAGAAGTATGCAAATGATTTTCCAGGATCCTTATGCTTCCTTGAACCCAAGGATGAAAGTATCCGATGTTATTGCTGAAGGCATCGATATTCACGGCCTGGCAAAAAGCAAGCAAGAAAGAATGGAAATGGTATATGAACTGCTAGAAACAGTTGGCTTAAATAGAGAACACGCCAACCGTTATCCTCATGAGTTTTCAGGTGGACAAAGGCAGCGTATCGGGATTGCACGTGCCCTTGCCGTGCAGCCGGAATTTATTATCGCAGACGAACCAATTTCCGCTCTAGACGTTTCCATCCAGGCGCAGGTTGTCAACCTGATGAAGAAACTGCAGCGTGAAAAAGGTTTAACATACTTGTTTATCGCGCATGACCTTTCAATGGTAAAATATATCAGTGACCGAATTGGGGTAATGTACTTCGGAAAGCTGGTTGAGTTAACTACTGCAGAAGAACTATACAAAAATCCGCTTCATCCATACACTCAATCCTTGCTTTCAGCGATTCCGCTTCCAGATCCTGAATCTGAGCGCACACGCCGACGTAAAACTTACGATCCAAATGTGCATCAGTATGCAGACGGTGAAGAAGTGAAAATGCGTGAAGTAGCTCCGGGGCACTATGTCTATTGCTCTGAAAAGGAAATGAAGCAATATCAGCAGCAATATGTAAAATAACTTTAACGATCTCTTATTTTGAGATCGTTTTTTCTTTTTTCTTGAATAGTTAATTTGGGAAATAAAGGTTATTTAAGTTGGAGGGAATAAATTCCAAATAAAAAAATTAATCTATAATATCTAAATCTGTCGAAAGTGGGTAAAATAGATTTATAGATAATAATATTAAATGATAGCTACTACTTTGAGTGAGCATATTTTTTGAAAGGAGAGGTGTTTGTGCAGTTTAAAAAAATCGCAGCAGCAGCATTATTGGCTGCCTCTTTTTCGCAAGCAGGAGGTACAGGATTTGCAGAATCAAAAGCACTAGAAACAGAGAAACTCCCGATCAGGGAACATCAATCATTGGTTAGGGAAGTACCTGAGCAGATGCCAAGATTCAAATTTGATTCAGGTTATACATTTGAATATCCTGATGCTGTAAGGGGAATTTATGTTACTGGGAACTCAGCAGGAGGAGAAAGGTTTAATAGTCTTACCAAACTAATTGATGAGACCGATTTAAATGCAATGGTTATCGATATAAAAGAAGACCATGGATATCTTACATATAAACCAGATGAAAATTCTCCTTTTAAAGATATCGGAAAGCCTTATATTAAAGATCCCGAAAAGTTGTTAAAGACTTTGGAAGAAAAACAGATTTATCCTATCGCAAGGGTAGTAGTTTTTAAAGATACAGCTCTTGCAAACAAGAAGCCGGAATGGTCATATAAAGATGGGAATCAGGTTTGGAAAAATGGCAGAGGTGAATCGTTCGTAAATCCATTCATAAAAGAAGTATGGGATTACAATGTACAGATTGCAATCGAAGCTGCAAAGATGGGTTTCCAGGAAATCCAGTTCGATTACGTCCGTTTCCCTGAGGGATTTGAAAAGAGGGATGCTACACTTCAATATTCCATGGGGGACTATAAGGATGTAGAAATGGATAATGTACAAAAACGGGTCAAAGCGGTTACTGATTTCGTGGCCTATGCTCGGAAAGAACTAAAGCCATACGACGTAAAAGTATCAGTGGATATCTTTGGATATACAGCAACACTTCCTGAAGCTCCAGGAATAGGACAGAACTTCTCGAAAATCTCCGAGAATGTTGATGTTATATCTTCAATGATTTATCCAAGCCATTGGACTTCGTATTTTGGGATTGCCAGGCCTGACACAGAGCCATACCGTCTCGTTGAGGAATACGCAAAAATGGAAAAACAAAAACTTGCTGAATTAAAGACGCCGCCTGTATCACGTCCTTGGCTGCAGGATTTCACAGCATCCTGGTTAGGCAGTGGAAACTACCTTGTATATGGAAAAAAGGAAGTCGAAGATCAAATCAGGGCATTAAAGGATCAAGGGATAAACGAATATTTATTGTGGAATGCAAGCAACAGATACTCACCCAATGTTGATTACACACCATAATTTAAAAAAGCCTGAAATGAGCAAAGTCATTTCAGGCTTTTTCATATCATTAGATTATCAATATGAAAATAAGTTATAATAATAGATGGGATGTGGATTACTTCTTGCTGCCGCCAACATTTTTCCAACCAGTTTGTAAACTAGTTGATTGATCGACGAATTCATTTCTTTTATTTCCACTAAAGAACCTGGTTCCTAATCCATTGGTAATTACACCAATTGTTGCGGTAATACCCACGATCAGTAAAGCAACGATAGTCAAATCCATTATGTAACCGCCCATGATAAACCTCCACCTTTTTTTTCACTTAGTCTAGAAAGTGACATTGTGATAAATATAATTCATGATCCCCGTATATCTTTATTTTAAAAGAATTGCCGGTGTATTAAAAGAACTTTATAAAGAAAAAATAATACAAGTATTTAGATCATGTTTATATAAGAAAAGCTGGGTGCTTATCGGGATGGAATAAAATTGAAAAGGAGATAAGCAATGCATTGGTATGAAAAATTAAATCAGTATTTCCCGATTGAGGAAATGAAATCAAAGGAACATATGGAGACGCTTTTAAAGGAACGTCCGGAAATTTATCATAAGGATGAAGGACCAGGCCATGTCCTTATGTATGTTGAAACAGATGATTTTGTTTTCATCGATTACCTTTTTGTTGCTAAGTCGACGCGAGGACAGGGACTTGGCCATAAATTGATCGAGAAGCTTAAGCAAAAAGGCAAGCCGATTATCCTTGAAGTTGAACCAGTTAATTATGAGGATACAGATACTGAAAAACGCCTTCGCTTTTACAAGCGGGAAGGCTTCGAGCATGCCAGGACAATAGGTTACAGACGTCGGTCGCTGGCAACGAAGGAAATTAATGAGATGGAAATTCTTTACTGGTCACCAGACGAGGCTTCTGAAGATTTAGTATATGAAGCGATGAAGAAGACCTACAATATGATTCATACTTATAAAGACGAAAAGTTTTATGGGGAATCATACCAACCAGTTGATGAAGTATTAACTGTGGAAGAGAAACGGGATGATTTACTCCAGGATATCTAATTCACGAGCGCAACCAGTGTTTCTAAATTGGTTGCGTTTTCATTTTTGTTGGTTTAATTGAGAATAAAACTTTTTTAAATATTTAGGTTTAAGTTTTGCGCACCCGGGTAAATATAATTAAGTTATGAAATTGAAACTCTTACGGACACACCTAGATGGAATTGTACGAATATTTATATAGATTGGATCAGAGGGTGATGAAAAATAATAAATTTCATTGAAACTTTTTTCAATTTCGTTCGTTATATATAGAGAAGAGTAAAATATCCTTACATAACTACCCGGAATAATTTATGAAAAGGGATACCTTTTATTTAATCCTTGGTGTATAATAAACAATATGAATTATAAAATTAAACTTATTATTATTTAAGAAATGACAGCTCATTCGCAGCAAATAATATATAAGTAAATCTAAGGGAGTGTGAATTACCAATGGTCACTTTATACACTTCACCAAGTTGTACCTCTTGCAGAAAGGCAAAGTCATGGCTTGAAGAACATGAGATTCCATATTCGGAAAGAAACATATTCTCAGAGCCTTTATCTATTGATGAAATAAAGGAAATTCTTCGTATGACCGAAGATGGTACGGATGAAATCATTTCTACCCGATCGAAGACTTTCCAAAAGCTTGATGTGAATTTAGAAAACATGCCTCTACAAGAACTTTATGAGGTTATCAAAGAAAATCCAGGCTTGCTTCGCCGTCCGATCATCATTGATGAAAAGCGCCTGCAGGTTGGATACAATGAAGATGAAATCAGACGCTTCCTGCCACGAAAAGTGCGTACTTTCCAATTGCGCGAGGCTCAGCGTTTAGTAAATTAAACTTAAACTTTATTGCTATAAGAGCTCCCTTTTGGGGGCTTTTTTTTCATGGAAGAATCCCCCTAATGTTCGACTGGCCGTGCAGACAAATTGAACTATTGGTGCTTTTCTGCTAAAATGTAAAGAATACTTTAAATTTTATAGTATGTTAAAGACCAATTACTTTTGGGGTAACTTGATCGATTGTAGTTGAAGGGACGAGAACCTGCGACAAAAGCAGCGCATTCATACGATCCCCGCATCATGTTCAACAGTAAGTCCACTTAGACAAACTCATTCATTAGCCTTTTATAAAAATGGGTGTATATTTTGTTTCCAAAATGGCTTAATATAACATAAAATGAAAGTACAAGATTCTTTATTTCTTTTTACACAGTCCCTTTGTAAATCAAGGTGATTTGGGCTTATTTATTAAGGGTAAATGATAAAGACCAACTGCTTTTTTGGGGGTATTTAGTCCCTTCAAATCTTTGCCTGGAAGGGAGAGAAAGCGAATGGAAATCGAGCGTATTAATGAAAATACGGTTAAGTTCTATATTTCATATATGGACATAGAGGAGCGCGGGTTTGACCGGGAGGAAATCTGGTATAACCGTGATCGCAGTGAAGAGCTTTTCTGGGAGATGATGGATGAAGTCCACGCCGAGGAAGAGTTTGCAGTGGAAGGTCCCTTATGGATCCAGGTTCAGGCTCTGGAAAAAGGTCTGGAGGTTTTAGTGACAAAGGCACAGTTATCGAAGGACGGTCCCAAGTTTGAACTGCCGCTTCCAAACGATAAACTAAAGGATCTGCCAGTCGATGAACGGATTGAAGAGCTGCTTGACCATCAATTCAACCCAAAAGGGATTGATGACGATGATTCTGCCTTCGAGGATGATTTAGAATTCCTGCTGTATTTCAAGGATTTCGAAGATGTCATCGCACTTTCAAAACGTCCGGGACTCGACAAAGTAAAAACAAGTTTATACAGCAATGAAGACAAGTATTACTTATACATTGAGTTCCCTGAGCAGGATTTTGAAGATGAAGAGGAAATTGACAATATACTAAGCGTTCTTCTAGAGTATGGGCAGGAGTCGACAGTTACGATTCACCGTCTCGATGAATACGGTAATAAGATTATTGGAGAAGATGTGTTTAGTGTCATAAGAAAACATTTTTCATGATTGCAGGCCGATTTCAGAGATGAAATCGGCTTTTTTAATCCAGCTCCAGCACTTGTCGGGGCGCTAGTGCTTTTTTGATATAATTTGTATGAATCCCTTTACTTAATAGAAACGTATATATAACGATAGTTCCCAACCCTGATTAAATGAAAAATCCAGAGAGAGAAAACAGGTGGTAACAATGAAGAACACAGTGCAGATCATAACGTTTTTATTAATCCTGGCAGGCATCTATTATTTGTTTTATGAAAAACTGGATGCAGCTTATCTTGGATATATCAGTATATTTATGTCGCTCACAGTCATCTTTATCAGCTTTGTGATATTTCTCGAGAATCGCCATCCAGCCCAGACATTGACCTGGATCGTCGTACTTGGCGGCTTTCCGGTTGTGGGTTTTATTTTTTATCTCTTATTCGGCAGGAATAAACGAAAAGAAAAGATGTTCCGGCATAAATACTTTCTAGATAAAAAAGCTTTTTCAAAAATTGAAGGGGACTCGGAAAGGGTCAACAAGGCAAGGATGCTCGATATGGAAGAGGACCATCGTCGCTTGTTCACCCTTGCCCAGAAGCTCGGGAACAGCCCTATATCCTTTGCTACCTCCACAAAGGTGCTGACAAATGGTGATGAGACATTTAGCCATATTCTTAGAGAGCTAAAAAAAGCTGCCCACCACATACACATGGAATATTACATTGTCCGTCATGATGAAATCGGTGAAGAAATTAAGGATGTCTTAATCAGCAAAGCAAGAAAAGGAGTAAGGGTCAGGTTCCTGTATGACTCTGTTGGTTCCTGGAAACTCTCGAAAAAATATATTTCTGATCTGAGTGAAGCGGGGGTAGAAGTGGTTGAATTTGGTCCTGTCCGCCTGCCGTTCCTGAACAGTAAGTTCAATTTCAGGAATCACAGAAAAATCATTGTCATTGATGGGACCGTTGGTTTTGTCGGTGGCCTGAATATTGGCGATGAATACCTTGGCAGGGACAAAGGCTTCGGTTTTTGGCGAGACACGCATCTAATGGCAAAAGGAGAAGCAGTAAGGAGCCTGCAGCTGATCTTCCTTCAAGATTGGTACTACATGACGAATAAAAGCTTTTTGACCTCGGATTATCTCTCGCCAGCCCT is from Mesobacillus boroniphilus and encodes:
- a CDS encoding ABC transporter ATP-binding protein; the encoded protein is MENILEVKDLNISFHTFAGEVKAIRGVNFDLKKGETLAIVGESGSGKSVTTKAIMRLLPPGNSEIKQGEILFEGKDLAKLTDKQMQKIRGQDISMIFQDPMTSLNPTMAVGKQIMEPLIKHQNMSKSAAKERAVQLLKLVGIPKPELRIKQYPHQFSGGMRQRVVIAIALACNPKVLIADEPTTALDVTIQAQILELMKDLQKKIDTSIIFITHDLGVVANVADRVAVMYGGKIVEIGTVDEVFYNPQHPYTWGLISSMPSLDAKEEELYAIPGTPPNLLHPPKGDAFAPRNEFAMEIDLEEQPPMFKVSDTHYAATWLLHPDAPKVEPPEAVKSRMRKFLDTK
- a CDS encoding ABC transporter ATP-binding protein, which translates into the protein MENREKLLEIKNLKQYFNMGQPNEVKAIDGITFDIFKGETLGLVGESGCGKSTTGRTIIRLYEATDGDVLYKGENVHGKKNKKDLKKFNRSMQMIFQDPYASLNPRMKVSDVIAEGIDIHGLAKSKQERMEMVYELLETVGLNREHANRYPHEFSGGQRQRIGIARALAVQPEFIIADEPISALDVSIQAQVVNLMKKLQREKGLTYLFIAHDLSMVKYISDRIGVMYFGKLVELTTAEELYKNPLHPYTQSLLSAIPLPDPESERTRRRKTYDPNVHQYADGEEVKMREVAPGHYVYCSEKEMKQYQQQYVK
- a CDS encoding putative glycoside hydrolase, with protein sequence MQFKKIAAAALLAASFSQAGGTGFAESKALETEKLPIREHQSLVREVPEQMPRFKFDSGYTFEYPDAVRGIYVTGNSAGGERFNSLTKLIDETDLNAMVIDIKEDHGYLTYKPDENSPFKDIGKPYIKDPEKLLKTLEEKQIYPIARVVVFKDTALANKKPEWSYKDGNQVWKNGRGESFVNPFIKEVWDYNVQIAIEAAKMGFQEIQFDYVRFPEGFEKRDATLQYSMGDYKDVEMDNVQKRVKAVTDFVAYARKELKPYDVKVSVDIFGYTATLPEAPGIGQNFSKISENVDVISSMIYPSHWTSYFGIARPDTEPYRLVEEYAKMEKQKLAELKTPPVSRPWLQDFTASWLGSGNYLVYGKKEVEDQIRALKDQGINEYLLWNASNRYSPNVDYTP
- a CDS encoding GNAT family N-acetyltransferase, yielding MHWYEKLNQYFPIEEMKSKEHMETLLKERPEIYHKDEGPGHVLMYVETDDFVFIDYLFVAKSTRGQGLGHKLIEKLKQKGKPIILEVEPVNYEDTDTEKRLRFYKREGFEHARTIGYRRRSLATKEINEMEILYWSPDEASEDLVYEAMKKTYNMIHTYKDEKFYGESYQPVDEVLTVEEKRDDLLQDI
- the spxA gene encoding transcriptional regulator SpxA, whose product is MVTLYTSPSCTSCRKAKSWLEEHEIPYSERNIFSEPLSIDEIKEILRMTEDGTDEIISTRSKTFQKLDVNLENMPLQELYEVIKENPGLLRRPIIIDEKRLQVGYNEDEIRRFLPRKVRTFQLREAQRLVN
- the mecA gene encoding adaptor protein MecA — translated: MEIERINENTVKFYISYMDIEERGFDREEIWYNRDRSEELFWEMMDEVHAEEEFAVEGPLWIQVQALEKGLEVLVTKAQLSKDGPKFELPLPNDKLKDLPVDERIEELLDHQFNPKGIDDDDSAFEDDLEFLLYFKDFEDVIALSKRPGLDKVKTSLYSNEDKYYLYIEFPEQDFEDEEEIDNILSVLLEYGQESTVTIHRLDEYGNKIIGEDVFSVIRKHFS
- the cls gene encoding cardiolipin synthase; this translates as MKNTVQIITFLLILAGIYYLFYEKLDAAYLGYISIFMSLTVIFISFVIFLENRHPAQTLTWIVVLGGFPVVGFIFYLLFGRNKRKEKMFRHKYFLDKKAFSKIEGDSERVNKARMLDMEEDHRRLFTLAQKLGNSPISFATSTKVLTNGDETFSHILRELKKAAHHIHMEYYIVRHDEIGEEIKDVLISKARKGVRVRFLYDSVGSWKLSKKYISDLSEAGVEVVEFGPVRLPFLNSKFNFRNHRKIIVIDGTVGFVGGLNIGDEYLGRDKGFGFWRDTHLMAKGEAVRSLQLIFLQDWYYMTNKSFLTSDYLSPALQDNTHGGVQMIAGGPDNEWSVIKNIFFSMISSADKSVWIASPYFIPDEDIFSAIKVAALSGLDVRLLVPKRPDKKIVFFASRSYFPELLEAGVKIYEYEKGFMHSKIVIVDSELASIGTSNMDMRSFHLNFEVNAFLYKTSSTAKLVKEYENDVLDSTEIVMDDFSKRHIGYRLLESTSRLLSPML